Proteins found in one Campylobacter concisus genomic segment:
- the hypF gene encoding carbamoyltransferase HypF — MRSSFRYEIKGLVQGVGFRPFVYTLAHNFKLVGEIYNDDEGVKLNFSGEEASFLAFEKELYEKLPALARIDELKKFKIDKIYEKLEIIASKSATKQAPILPDYALCDDCLREFYDPTNPRYKYPFINCTNCGPRFSIIKALPYDRINTTMNEFKMCKFCESEYKDPLNRRYHAEPISCPNCGPKLYLKDKFGKVLASKNEAAKEAAKLINEGKILAIKGLGGFHLVCDATNEGTVSELRARKHRSSKPFALMSKNLENARKIAQISEAEAKLLSSNLKPIVLLEAKNGSNIAKSVAPNLNKLGVMLAFSGIHLLLFDYLEHDIIATSANISGEVVIKDESELREKLGDVIDFYLDHDREIYSPSDDSIAFCVGDEPIFTRTSRGLNPNFIHTNFKQKGTFLALGAELKSSFCIYKDGLLMISPYIGDLKNVATFDRFKDIFTLFETTYDLKIDKVIADLHPNFLNTKWAKDQGFELVHLQHHYAHLLSVIFENELVDKEYLGFCFDGTGYGEDGKIWGGEVFRLDKKSYERVYHFDEFSLFGGENSIKNIYLIAYSIILKYSLEDEGRKFLVNFDEKMLANFKKMEQKGLNLVKTSSVGRIFDAFGAIICGLFHSSFEGESGMRLEALYDKNLDVCYKFSLDDGVIGFKEAFKSALKDEPRVAATAFINGLADIIFEISKKEKMEILLSGGVFQNKTLLELIYKKFTKVNLKFYINKKFCSNDSNVNLGQIYYYLSTFSNK; from the coding sequence TTGAGATCAAGCTTTAGATATGAGATCAAAGGCTTAGTCCAAGGTGTGGGCTTTAGACCTTTTGTCTATACTTTGGCGCATAATTTTAAGCTTGTTGGTGAAATTTACAACGATGACGAGGGCGTGAAGCTAAATTTTAGTGGCGAAGAGGCCAGCTTTTTGGCTTTTGAAAAAGAGCTTTATGAGAAGCTGCCAGCCCTTGCTAGGATTGATGAACTAAAGAAATTTAAGATAGATAAAATTTATGAAAAGCTTGAGATCATCGCTTCAAAGTCAGCGACCAAGCAAGCGCCAATTTTGCCTGATTACGCGCTTTGCGATGACTGCTTACGCGAGTTTTATGACCCCACAAATCCACGCTACAAATACCCATTTATAAACTGCACCAACTGCGGACCGAGATTTTCCATCATCAAAGCATTGCCCTACGACAGGATAAATACGACGATGAACGAGTTTAAAATGTGCAAATTTTGCGAGAGCGAGTACAAAGATCCGCTTAATCGCCGCTATCACGCAGAGCCGATATCTTGCCCAAACTGCGGACCAAAACTCTATCTAAAAGATAAATTTGGCAAAGTCTTGGCTAGCAAAAATGAAGCAGCCAAAGAGGCAGCTAAGCTCATAAACGAGGGCAAAATTTTAGCCATTAAAGGGCTTGGTGGCTTTCATCTGGTTTGTGACGCGACAAATGAAGGCACAGTTAGCGAGCTAAGAGCTAGAAAACACCGCTCAAGCAAGCCCTTTGCTCTGATGAGTAAAAATTTAGAGAATGCTAGAAAAATAGCGCAAATTTCAGAGGCGGAGGCAAAGCTTCTTAGCTCAAATTTAAAGCCGATCGTCTTACTTGAAGCAAAAAACGGCTCAAATATCGCAAAAAGTGTCGCACCAAATTTAAATAAGCTTGGCGTCATGCTCGCATTTAGTGGCATACATCTTTTGCTTTTTGATTATTTAGAGCACGACATCATCGCAACTAGCGCAAACATCTCAGGTGAAGTCGTGATAAAAGATGAGAGCGAGCTAAGAGAAAAACTAGGTGATGTCATAGACTTTTACCTTGATCACGACCGAGAAATTTACTCACCGAGTGACGATAGTATCGCATTTTGCGTTGGTGATGAGCCGATTTTTACAAGAACGAGCCGTGGGCTAAATCCAAATTTCATCCATACAAATTTTAAGCAAAAAGGGACATTTTTAGCCCTTGGAGCCGAGCTAAAAAGCTCATTTTGTATATACAAAGACGGACTTTTGATGATTAGCCCGTATATCGGCGATCTAAAAAACGTAGCGACTTTTGATAGATTTAAGGATATTTTTACCCTTTTTGAAACGACTTATGATCTAAAAATAGACAAAGTTATAGCCGATCTGCATCCAAATTTTTTAAATACAAAATGGGCAAAGGATCAGGGCTTTGAGCTAGTTCATTTGCAGCATCACTACGCACATTTGCTAAGCGTGATATTTGAAAATGAACTAGTAGACAAAGAGTATCTTGGATTTTGTTTTGACGGCACTGGATACGGGGAAGATGGCAAAATTTGGGGTGGCGAGGTCTTTAGGCTAGATAAAAAGAGTTACGAGCGAGTTTATCACTTTGATGAATTTAGCCTATTTGGGGGCGAAAACAGCATCAAAAATATTTATCTAATCGCATATTCTATTATTTTAAAATACTCTCTTGAGGACGAGGGACGTAAATTTCTAGTAAATTTTGATGAAAAAATGCTTGCAAATTTTAAAAAAATGGAGCAAAAAGGATTAAACTTAGTAAAGACTAGCTCAGTTGGTAGGATATTTGACGCATTTGGGGCGATTATTTGTGGGCTTTTCCACTCGAGTTTTGAGGGCGAGAGTGGTATGAGACTTGAAGCACTTTATGATAAAAATTTAGATGTGTGTTATAAATTTAGCCTAGATGATGGAGTGATCGGCTTTAAAGAAGCTTTTAAAAGTGCTTTAAAAGATGAGCCAAGAGTGGCTGCAACGGCATTTATAAATGGCTTGGCTGATATTATTTTTGAAATTTCAAAAAAAGAAAAAATGGAAATTTTACTAAGCGGCGGAGTTTTTCAAAATAAGACTTTACTCGAACTTATTTACAAAAAATTTACTAAAGTAAATTTAAAATTTTATATCAATAAAAAATTCTGTAGCAACGATTCTAACGTAAATTTAGGGCAAATTTATTATTATTTATCCACATTTTCTAATAAGTGA
- a CDS encoding HyaD/HybD family hydrogenase maturation endopeptidase — protein MRVLVLGIGNVMFADEGIGVHFVNLMAKNYKFTSSKNELTLMDGGTLALALTHIISEFDYLIVVDCISANGASVGDVYFFDFLNVPNFISWDGSAHEIEMLQTLHLMELAGDRPTTKILGIVPSRIESSNFSLSDEVIKASNILEKTLLDHLKELDFKCEKVANFTLNDTLDDYAKKGLK, from the coding sequence ATGAGAGTGCTGGTTCTTGGTATCGGCAACGTGATGTTTGCCGATGAGGGCATAGGTGTTCATTTTGTAAATTTGATGGCTAAAAACTATAAATTTACAAGCTCTAAAAACGAGCTTACTCTAATGGACGGGGGCACTTTAGCCCTCGCTCTAACTCACATAATAAGCGAATTTGACTATCTTATCGTCGTTGATTGCATTAGCGCAAATGGCGCAAGCGTGGGCGATGTCTATTTTTTTGATTTTCTAAATGTGCCAAATTTTATCAGCTGGGACGGCTCGGCTCACGAGATCGAGATGCTTCAAACCCTTCATCTAATGGAGCTTGCAGGCGATAGGCCGACAACCAAAATCTTAGGCATCGTGCCTAGCCGCATAGAATCATCAAATTTTAGCCTCTCAGATGAAGTGATAAAAGCTTCTAATATCCTAGAAAAAACGCTGCTTGATCACTTAAAAGAGCTTGATTTTAAGTGCGAGAAGGTAGCAAATTTCACCCTAAACGACACCCTCGATGACTACGCCAAAAAAGGTTTAAAATGA
- the cybH gene encoding Ni/Fe-hydrogenase, b-type cytochrome subunit codes for MSHKNADRISEYEFSIGVRLTHWIRFAAITLLVVSGYYISYVFVSPEITSEPTNFMQAKWRMAHQIAGFVLIAAFIFKFYLFVFDKHSKKEWMSVVDFLNPKIWIAQIKYYLFMGPHPHLRGVYNPLQFASYFFFYLILTLICLSGLVLYVHVYHEGLGGALYEPARFFEELMGGLANVRTIHRICMWVIMIFVPIHVYMAVFNAVKGKNGAMDAIVSGYKFVKEH; via the coding sequence ATGTCACATAAAAATGCTGACAGGATCAGCGAATACGAATTCTCCATCGGCGTTAGGCTGACACACTGGATTAGATTTGCAGCGATCACACTTTTAGTTGTGAGTGGCTACTATATCTCGTACGTTTTTGTGAGTCCAGAGATCACGAGCGAGCCTACAAATTTTATGCAAGCAAAGTGGCGTATGGCTCACCAGATCGCTGGCTTTGTGCTAATAGCGGCGTTTATCTTTAAATTTTATCTATTTGTCTTTGATAAACATAGTAAAAAAGAGTGGATGAGTGTGGTTGATTTTCTAAATCCAAAAATTTGGATCGCACAGATCAAATACTATCTTTTTATGGGGCCACATCCGCATTTAAGGGGCGTTTATAATCCTTTGCAGTTTGCCTCATACTTTTTCTTTTATCTTATTTTGACTCTTATTTGCCTAAGTGGTCTTGTGCTTTACGTTCATGTTTATCATGAGGGACTTGGCGGAGCACTTTATGAGCCAGCGAGATTTTTTGAAGAGCTTATGGGCGGACTAGCAAATGTCAGAACGATACATAGAATTTGTATGTGGGTCATTATGATATTTGTGCCGATTCATGTTTATATGGCGGTATTTAACGCTGTTAAAGGCAAAAATGGAGCGATGGACGCTATCGTTAGTGGCTATAAATTTGTAAAAGAACACTGA
- a CDS encoding nickel-dependent hydrogenase large subunit — translation MSEKRIVIDPITRIEGHLRIEVVVDENNVVKEAYSGSTLWRGLEQIVKGRDPRDAGFFMQRICGVCTYSHYRAGIIAVENALGIKPPLNAELTRTLMNAALYLHDHIVHFYQLHGMDWADVVSALSADVHKASEEAFKYTGLPFATGADKLKEVKERVEAFVKKGNLGPFANAYWGHSTYKFTPEQNLIVLSHYLECLRIQRTAAQMMAIFGAKNPHPQSLTVGGVTCVMDLMDPARMGEYMSKFAEIKEFVDRAYYPDILMAAKAYGNEPSVLNDVGVANLLCYDEFLIGKNDHLFKGGYILNGDLNKVYDIDENKITEEATRSWYKNDKALHPYDGETEANYTGLIDGESIDAEGKLAHSKLFDTKGKYSWIKAPRYDGMSMQVGPIASIVINYARGNERVKKVVDEFLAKSGLPLSAVFSTLGRTATRMLEAKVVAEHTMDAFNALVENLKSDQETCAKYVIDNKKEYKGNFQGNAPRGALSHWCRIKDGVITNWQAVVPSTWNASPKDAQNQMGSYEACLVGLKIADLSKPLEIIRKIHSYDPCIACAVHVMDTKGNDLSTYKINPNL, via the coding sequence ATGAGTGAAAAAAGAATAGTAATAGACCCTATAACACGTATCGAGGGACACTTAAGAATAGAAGTTGTTGTAGATGAAAATAATGTTGTAAAAGAGGCGTATTCTGGCTCAACTCTTTGGCGTGGTTTAGAGCAGATCGTAAAAGGTAGAGATCCAAGAGATGCTGGCTTTTTCATGCAAAGAATTTGTGGTGTTTGTACATACTCACACTACCGAGCAGGCATCATCGCAGTTGAAAATGCTCTTGGTATCAAGCCTCCGTTAAATGCAGAGCTAACTAGAACGCTTATGAACGCAGCTTTATATCTTCACGATCACATCGTACATTTTTATCAGCTTCATGGCATGGACTGGGCAGACGTGGTCTCTGCACTAAGCGCAGATGTGCATAAAGCTAGCGAAGAGGCGTTTAAATACACTGGTTTGCCATTTGCCACGGGAGCTGATAAGCTAAAAGAGGTAAAAGAGAGAGTTGAAGCCTTTGTTAAAAAGGGCAATCTTGGACCATTTGCCAACGCATACTGGGGACATAGTACATATAAATTTACTCCAGAGCAAAATTTAATCGTCCTCTCTCACTACTTAGAGTGCTTAAGGATTCAAAGAACAGCAGCTCAGATGATGGCAATCTTTGGCGCAAAAAACCCACATCCACAAAGCCTAACAGTTGGCGGTGTGACCTGTGTGATGGACCTTATGGATCCAGCTAGAATGGGCGAATATATGAGTAAATTTGCCGAGATCAAAGAATTTGTTGATAGAGCTTACTATCCAGATATCTTGATGGCGGCTAAAGCTTATGGTAATGAGCCAAGCGTTCTAAACGACGTTGGTGTGGCAAATTTACTCTGCTACGATGAGTTTTTGATCGGCAAAAATGACCATCTATTTAAAGGTGGCTATATTTTAAATGGCGATCTTAACAAGGTTTATGATATCGATGAAAATAAAATCACCGAAGAAGCTACTAGGTCTTGGTATAAAAACGACAAAGCACTTCACCCATATGACGGCGAGACTGAGGCAAACTACACAGGCCTTATTGACGGCGAGAGCATAGACGCCGAGGGTAAATTAGCTCACAGTAAGCTTTTTGATACAAAAGGCAAATATAGCTGGATCAAAGCGCCAAGATATGATGGCATGTCTATGCAAGTAGGACCAATAGCAAGTATCGTTATAAACTACGCTAGAGGCAATGAAAGAGTTAAAAAGGTAGTTGATGAGTTTTTAGCAAAGAGTGGCTTGCCATTAAGCGCAGTTTTCTCAACTCTAGGCAGAACCGCTACTCGTATGCTTGAGGCAAAAGTAGTCGCAGAGCATACAATGGACGCATTTAATGCCTTAGTAGAAAATTTAAAATCAGATCAAGAGACCTGCGCAAAATATGTAATCGATAACAAAAAAGAGTACAAAGGAAATTTCCAAGGCAATGCTCCAAGAGGTGCGCTTAGCCACTGGTGCCGCATAAAAGATGGTGTTATCACAAACTGGCAAGCAGTCGTGCCAAGCACATGGAACGCCTCTCCAAAAGACGCACAAAATCAAATGGGCAGCTACGAAGCGTGCTTAGTTGGTTTAAAGATCGCTGATCTTTCAAAACCACTTGAGATAATACGAAAAATTCACTCTTACGATCCTTGCATCGCGTGTGCTGTGCATGTTATGGATACGAAGGGAAATGATTTGAGTACTTATAAGATAAATCCAAATTTGTAA
- a CDS encoding hydrogenase small subunit, translating into MNNDLRQKIDRRLSELSALPKMKSDSSIAQLLKEKGFTRRDFMKWAGAMTAFMALPSAMTPMVARAAELSDRLPVIWLHMAECTGCSESLLRTDAPSIDSLIFDYISLEYHETIMAASGWQAEENLESAIEKYKGRYILLVEGGIPTGATENFLTVGPRGTTGKTHAVNASKDAAAIFAIGTCSSFGGIQAARPNPSNSVGLSKVTDKPVINVAGCPPSEKNIVGNVLHFLLFGTLPALDVYNRPKWAYGLRIHDLCERRGHFDAGEFVQNFGDEGAKNGYCLYKVGCKGPYTFNNCSRERFNQHTSWPVQAGHGCIGCSEPDFWDTMGPFEEPMADRLFDTVLGLGADNISDKVGIGILALTGIGIAAHAVIASMSKDKE; encoded by the coding sequence ATGAATAATGACTTGCGTCAAAAGATAGATAGACGCTTAAGTGAGCTTAGTGCGTTGCCTAAGATGAAAAGCGACTCGAGTATTGCGCAGCTTTTAAAAGAGAAGGGCTTTACGAGGCGTGATTTTATGAAGTGGGCTGGTGCGATGACAGCTTTTATGGCTCTACCAAGTGCGATGACACCGATGGTTGCTCGTGCTGCTGAGCTTAGCGATAGGCTTCCTGTGATATGGCTTCATATGGCAGAATGCACAGGCTGTAGCGAGAGCTTACTAAGAACCGATGCTCCAAGCATAGATAGTCTTATATTTGACTACATAAGCCTTGAATACCACGAAACTATCATGGCAGCTTCTGGTTGGCAGGCTGAAGAAAATTTAGAGAGTGCAATCGAAAAATACAAAGGCAGATACATCCTGCTAGTTGAGGGCGGTATCCCAACTGGTGCGACTGAAAATTTTCTAACTGTTGGACCTCGTGGCACAACAGGTAAAACTCATGCTGTAAATGCTTCAAAAGACGCAGCTGCTATCTTTGCGATCGGCACCTGTTCTAGCTTTGGTGGCATTCAAGCTGCAAGGCCAAATCCATCAAATTCAGTGGGACTTTCAAAGGTAACTGATAAGCCAGTTATTAATGTTGCGGGCTGTCCACCAAGTGAGAAAAATATCGTTGGCAACGTGCTTCACTTCTTGCTTTTTGGCACACTTCCAGCACTTGATGTTTACAATAGACCAAAATGGGCTTATGGTTTAAGAATTCACGATCTTTGCGAAAGACGTGGTCACTTTGACGCTGGCGAGTTTGTCCAAAATTTCGGTGATGAAGGTGCAAAAAATGGCTACTGCTTATACAAAGTAGGTTGCAAAGGTCCATATACATTTAATAACTGCTCACGCGAGAGATTTAACCAGCACACATCATGGCCAGTTCAAGCAGGTCACGGCTGTATAGGCTGCTCAGAGCCAGACTTCTGGGATACGATGGGACCATTTGAAGAGCCTATGGCAGATAGACTCTTTGATACTGTTTTAGGTCTTGGAGCTGATAATATCAGCGATAAAGTTGGCATCGGAATTTTAGCTCTTACAGGCATTGGCATAGCAGCTCACGCTGTTATAGCTTCTATGAGTAAAGATAAAGAATAA
- the flgH gene encoding flagellar basal body L-ring protein FlgH, translating into MNHKTIWLVLSAGIICTGCTPSADPHINMKPPVYVEQLPSKDSGTGQSNAGSLFGKGENPLFSDRKAMNVNDIVTIVISENASQTSTGSKSTNKDSTISLGGGVFTAGAAPLSNIADNLNKYGDIGFKAGGGNKFTGSGTSNRSEKFTATISARIIKILNNGNYFIEGSRELLINGEKQIMQVSGVIRPYDISQNNEIDSKYIADAKILYKTEGELDKSTKKPWGTRLMEAIWPF; encoded by the coding sequence ATGAATCATAAAACGATTTGGCTCGTCTTGTCTGCGGGCATTATTTGCACTGGCTGCACACCAAGTGCTGATCCTCATATCAATATGAAACCCCCAGTTTATGTCGAGCAACTCCCTTCAAAAGATAGTGGCACTGGACAAAGCAACGCCGGCAGCCTCTTTGGCAAGGGCGAAAATCCTCTTTTTTCAGATAGAAAAGCGATGAATGTAAATGATATCGTGACTATCGTTATCTCAGAAAATGCAAGCCAAACTTCAACTGGAAGTAAAAGTACAAATAAAGATAGCACTATCTCGCTTGGTGGCGGTGTGTTTACGGCTGGAGCTGCTCCACTTTCAAATATAGCTGATAATCTAAACAAATACGGCGATATCGGCTTTAAAGCAGGCGGTGGCAATAAATTTACAGGAAGTGGCACGAGCAATAGAAGCGAGAAATTTACCGCAACCATTTCAGCCAGGATCATAAAAATACTAAATAACGGCAACTATTTCATAGAAGGTAGCCGCGAGCTACTTATAAACGGCGAAAAGCAGATCATGCAAGTAAGTGGTGTCATCAGACCTTACGACATCTCACAAAATAACGAAATCGACTCAAAATATATAGCTGACGCTAAAATTTTGTATAAAACAGAGGGCGAGCTAGACAAATCTACCAAAAAACCTTGGGGTACAAGGCTTATGGAAGCTATCTGGCCATTTTAA